In Propionicimonas paludicola, a single window of DNA contains:
- a CDS encoding DNA polymerase domain-containing protein — translation MATSELILELDDQQVRISSPEKVYFPSLHLNKADVVGYFRSVGPGILRALHHRPTAMERWPGGVPGPDDEPQEAFYQKRLPGNAPDWVARVEVRFPSGRTAVEVAPDNLATVLWMANLGTLRFHPWPVRSAAPELVDQLRLDLDPQPGTGFRQAAEAAVELREVLTEAGLTAFCKTSGGRGVHVFVRIEPSDFITARHAVIAAGRELARRRPELVTVNWWKEERGERIFLDFNQMARDRLMTSAYSIRPVPDALVSAPLTWDELTEAEPQDFSVVTMPERFAERGDLWAELDTVAPGSLATLIEWYDRDAADGEGELPYPPEYPKMPGEPPRVQPSRKNQANWEDPN, via the coding sequence ATGGCCACGTCAGAGTTGATACTCGAGCTGGACGACCAACAGGTCCGGATCAGCAGCCCGGAGAAGGTCTACTTTCCCTCTCTGCACCTCAACAAAGCGGACGTGGTCGGATATTTCCGCAGCGTGGGGCCAGGGATCCTGCGCGCGTTGCACCATCGTCCCACAGCCATGGAGCGGTGGCCGGGCGGGGTGCCGGGGCCCGACGACGAGCCGCAGGAGGCTTTCTACCAGAAGCGGCTCCCGGGCAATGCTCCGGACTGGGTGGCCCGGGTGGAGGTGAGGTTCCCCTCGGGACGTACCGCTGTCGAGGTGGCGCCGGACAACCTGGCCACAGTGCTCTGGATGGCCAACCTGGGCACGCTGCGGTTCCATCCCTGGCCGGTGCGCAGCGCGGCGCCCGAACTCGTCGATCAGCTGCGCCTGGATCTGGACCCGCAGCCGGGCACCGGGTTCCGGCAGGCCGCTGAGGCTGCCGTGGAGCTGCGCGAGGTGCTCACGGAGGCCGGCCTGACCGCCTTCTGCAAGACCAGTGGCGGACGCGGCGTCCATGTCTTCGTCCGGATCGAGCCCAGCGACTTCATCACGGCCCGGCATGCGGTGATCGCGGCCGGACGCGAGCTGGCCAGACGGCGTCCCGAACTGGTCACCGTGAACTGGTGGAAGGAGGAGCGCGGCGAGCGGATCTTCCTGGACTTCAACCAGATGGCCCGCGACCGGCTGATGACCTCGGCCTACTCGATCCGTCCGGTGCCCGACGCGCTGGTGTCCGCCCCGCTGACCTGGGACGAGCTGACTGAGGCCGAGCCGCAGGACTTCAGCGTGGTGACCATGCCCGAGCGGTTCGCTGAGCGGGGCGACCTGTGGGCCGAGCTGGACACTGTTGCACCCGGGTCACTGGCGACTCTGATCGAGTGGTACGACCGGGACGCCGCCGACGGCGAGGGCGAGCTGCCCTATCCACCGGAGTATCCGAAGATGCCTGGCGAGCCGCCGCGGGTGCAGCCCAGCCGCAAGAACCAGGCCAACTGGGAGGATCCGAACTAG
- a CDS encoding ATP-dependent DNA ligase: MQLPLLPPVEPMLARATTAIPPGLAYEPKWDGYRCLVFRDGDEVVLSSRNGKDLSGYFPEAVQAVRAGTPARCVLDGELVVVNGDRLDFTLLGERVHPSAKRVAELSVRHPASLVFWDLLAEGDELLVERPFTERRRRLELALAEPSERIHVTPLTLDQALAERWFTQFEGAGLDGVVAKPLDQPYRPGERAMFKIKHAREADVVVAGYRLDQASAQPQVSSLQLGLYAADGTLRFVGASSAFATTVRRDLAALLSELDLPADAPHPWADGNPDNGGPRATNRWNSVARQTQLIWPMLVCEVGYDHLEGERFRHTVGFRRWRPDREPASCTFDQLAEVPRFDLAEILGPTG; this comes from the coding sequence ATGCAGCTGCCGCTCCTGCCTCCGGTTGAGCCGATGCTGGCCCGGGCCACCACGGCCATTCCGCCCGGCTTGGCCTACGAGCCCAAGTGGGACGGCTACCGCTGCCTGGTCTTCCGCGACGGCGACGAGGTGGTCCTGTCCAGCCGCAATGGCAAGGACCTCAGCGGCTACTTCCCCGAGGCGGTGCAGGCTGTGCGGGCCGGCACTCCGGCTCGCTGCGTCCTGGACGGCGAGCTGGTGGTGGTGAACGGCGATCGGCTGGACTTCACCCTGCTTGGCGAACGAGTGCACCCCTCGGCGAAGCGGGTCGCCGAGCTTTCCGTGCGCCATCCGGCCTCACTGGTCTTCTGGGATCTGCTCGCCGAAGGTGACGAACTGCTCGTCGAGCGGCCCTTCACCGAACGCCGCCGGCGACTGGAGCTCGCCCTGGCCGAGCCGTCCGAGCGCATCCACGTGACCCCGTTGACTCTGGATCAGGCGCTGGCCGAGCGCTGGTTCACCCAGTTCGAGGGCGCCGGCCTGGACGGGGTGGTGGCCAAGCCACTGGACCAGCCCTATCGGCCCGGCGAACGGGCAATGTTCAAGATCAAACACGCGCGCGAGGCGGACGTGGTGGTGGCCGGATACCGGCTCGATCAGGCGTCGGCCCAGCCCCAGGTGAGTTCGCTGCAACTGGGCCTGTATGCGGCCGACGGCACGCTGCGCTTTGTCGGAGCCAGTTCGGCCTTCGCCACCACTGTGCGCCGCGACCTGGCCGCCCTGCTCAGTGAACTCGACCTGCCGGCCGACGCACCGCACCCCTGGGCCGACGGCAACCCGGACAACGGCGGCCCGCGGGCCACCAACCGCTGGAACTCCGTGGCTCGGCAGACCCAGCTGATCTGGCCGATGCTGGTCTGCGAAGTCGGCTACGACCACCTCGAGGGCGAGCGGTTCCGGCACACCGTCGGCTTCCGGCGATGGCGCCCCGATCGCGAGCCGGCCTCGTGCACCTTCGATCAGCTGGCCGAGGTGCCCCGGTTCGATCTCGCCGAGATCCTCGGCCCGACGGGCTAG
- a CDS encoding polyphosphate kinase 2 family protein → MSSHSAKRAGRPLSELLRVPAGPVRLADFDPSATPGYPGHGKSDSQEETDALGVELSDLQEVLYANGRSEPETAPGVLVVLQGMDTSGKGGVIRHAIGLVDPQGVQLAAFKAPTAEERAHDFLWRIRKALPGPGMIGIFDRSHYEDVLVVRVESLVPEAEWRRRYDQINEFEAELVAGGTTVIKCMLNVSFEEQRRRLAERLAEPSKYWKYNPGDVDARLKWPAYQEAYAAALELCNTPDAPWHVIPADRKWYRNWAVAELLREALADLKLDWPPAEFDVATEQARVEAS, encoded by the coding sequence ATGAGTTCACATTCGGCGAAGCGGGCCGGACGGCCGCTGTCGGAGTTGCTGCGGGTACCGGCCGGTCCGGTCCGGTTGGCTGACTTCGACCCGTCCGCCACCCCGGGGTACCCGGGCCACGGCAAGTCCGACTCGCAGGAGGAGACCGACGCCTTGGGCGTCGAGCTGTCCGACCTGCAGGAGGTCCTCTACGCCAATGGACGATCGGAGCCGGAGACGGCTCCGGGGGTGCTGGTGGTGTTGCAGGGGATGGACACCTCGGGCAAGGGCGGGGTGATCCGGCACGCGATCGGTTTGGTGGATCCACAAGGCGTCCAGCTGGCTGCGTTCAAGGCGCCCACCGCCGAGGAACGCGCGCACGACTTCCTGTGGCGGATCCGCAAGGCACTGCCCGGTCCGGGAATGATCGGCATCTTCGACCGCTCGCACTACGAGGACGTCCTGGTGGTGCGGGTCGAGTCGCTGGTGCCGGAGGCCGAGTGGCGCCGGCGCTACGACCAGATCAACGAGTTCGAAGCCGAACTGGTCGCCGGTGGCACCACGGTGATCAAGTGCATGCTCAATGTCTCCTTCGAGGAGCAGCGCCGTCGGCTCGCCGAGCGGCTGGCCGAGCCCAGCAAGTACTGGAAGTACAACCCCGGCGACGTTGACGCGCGGCTGAAGTGGCCGGCCTACCAGGAGGCCTACGCGGCCGCTCTGGAGCTGTGCAACACCCCGGACGCGCCCTGGCACGTGATTCCGGCGGACCGCAAGTGGTATCGCAACTGGGCGGTGGCCGAGTTGCTGCGCGAGGCGTTGGCCGACCTGAAGCTGGACTGGCCCCCGGCCGAGTTCGATGTCGCCACCGAGCAGGCCCGGGTGGAGGCGAGCTGA
- a CDS encoding sirohydrochlorin chelatase — translation MTAPALVMVARGSSDPMVAQVTHELRSGLQQLRSEISIHGAFLEQSPPSVGQVADQIAEAGIDEVVLVPLQLTHAVDCSPFLDDVLSRSRSRHPKLRFTMSRPIGPELSLLTILDQRLRSSLSQARCLELDGLVLSADCGGDVRGSSLLARRARQWSTHHRLPCLTAVADDSGPSVAQAIMSLRAQGRRHIAVGSFFLAADESYRAQSDLAYRYGAVAVSEPLGAAREVIDLVLARYAFAAMDLLDFGLEDAETEEVPERHLSVVSA, via the coding sequence ATGACTGCCCCAGCACTTGTGATGGTGGCCCGCGGAAGCTCCGACCCGATGGTGGCTCAGGTCACCCACGAGTTGCGTAGCGGATTGCAGCAGTTGCGTTCGGAGATCTCCATTCATGGTGCCTTTCTCGAGCAGAGCCCGCCCTCGGTCGGCCAGGTGGCCGATCAGATTGCCGAAGCCGGCATCGACGAGGTTGTCCTGGTTCCGCTCCAGCTGACCCACGCCGTGGATTGCTCGCCCTTCCTGGACGATGTCCTCAGCCGCTCCCGCTCGCGGCACCCGAAGCTGCGCTTCACCATGTCGCGTCCGATCGGCCCCGAGCTGAGCCTGCTCACCATCCTCGACCAGCGGCTGCGCTCCTCGCTCAGCCAGGCTCGTTGCCTCGAGCTGGACGGACTGGTGCTCTCGGCCGACTGCGGCGGCGACGTCCGCGGCAGCTCGCTGCTGGCCCGCCGGGCCCGGCAGTGGTCGACCCACCACCGGCTCCCCTGCCTGACCGCGGTCGCCGACGATTCGGGTCCCTCGGTGGCTCAGGCGATCATGAGCCTGCGCGCCCAGGGCCGCCGGCACATCGCCGTGGGTTCGTTCTTCCTGGCTGCCGACGAGTCCTACCGCGCGCAGTCGGATCTGGCTTACCGCTACGGCGCAGTCGCCGTGAGCGAACCGCTGGGGGCAGCCCGCGAGGTGATCGACCTGGTCCTGGCTCGCTACGCGTTCGCCGCCATGGATCTGCTCGACTTCGGCCTGGAGGACGCCGAGACCGAAGAGGTGCCCGAGCGGCACCTGAGCGTGGTCAGCGCCTGA
- the thrS gene encoding threonine--tRNA ligase, whose product MSVSITVSALQSQPEARTVEAGTTALTLFGDRTVVAARINGRLVDLTTEVAEGDVVEAVAIDSPDGLNVIRHSCAHVAAQAVQSLFVEAKLGIGPPITDGFYYDFQVPTPFTPEDYRAIDKAMGRIVKEKQRFVRRVVSDDRAREELATEPYKLELIGLKGNSDATEGASVEVGAGELTIYDNVRRDGSVAWRDLCRGPHVPDTSYLKAFAITRSSAAYWRGDQANAQLQRLYGTAWPTKEDLVAYQERLAEAARRDHRKLGTELDLFSFPEELGAGLPVFHPKGGVLKRVMEDYVRAAHIKAGFSYVGTPHISKEGLFHTSGHLPYYADGMFPPMDDDGQNYYLKAMNCPMHNLIFKSRGRSYRELPLRFFEFGTVYRNEKSGVLQGLTRVRSITQDDSHSYVMAEHAADEVKHLLTFVTNLLEDFGLDDYYLELSTRDTEGSKSTKFIGSDEQWEKATAILEQVGLESGLALVPDPGGAAYYGPKISVQAKDAIGRTWQMSTIQYDFNQPARFGLTYTGPDGHPAEPVMIHSAKFGSIERFIGVLTEHYAGAFPAWLAPVQVIAIPVAAEYDDYLAGIAAQLTEAGIRVEVDRSDDRFGKKIRNAQTQKVPFMLIAGEADAAAGAVSFRYRDGSQNNGVAIEDAIAEIIANTRPPQR is encoded by the coding sequence GTGTCCGTGTCCATCACCGTGTCAGCCCTGCAGTCCCAGCCCGAGGCGAGGACGGTCGAGGCCGGCACTACCGCGCTGACCTTGTTCGGCGATCGCACCGTGGTGGCAGCGCGGATCAACGGACGGCTGGTCGACCTGACCACCGAGGTGGCCGAGGGTGACGTCGTCGAGGCGGTCGCGATCGACAGCCCGGACGGCCTGAACGTGATCCGACACTCCTGCGCCCACGTGGCCGCACAGGCCGTGCAGTCACTGTTCGTCGAAGCCAAGCTCGGCATCGGGCCGCCCATCACCGACGGCTTCTACTACGACTTCCAGGTGCCCACCCCGTTCACCCCGGAGGACTACCGGGCGATCGACAAGGCCATGGGCCGGATCGTCAAGGAGAAGCAGCGCTTCGTCCGCCGGGTCGTCAGCGATGATCGGGCCCGAGAGGAGTTGGCGACCGAGCCGTACAAGCTCGAGCTGATCGGTCTGAAGGGCAACAGCGACGCGACCGAGGGCGCCTCGGTCGAGGTCGGCGCCGGCGAACTGACCATCTACGACAACGTCCGCCGCGACGGCTCGGTGGCCTGGCGCGACCTGTGTCGCGGCCCGCACGTCCCGGACACCTCCTACTTGAAGGCGTTCGCGATCACCCGCAGTTCGGCCGCTTACTGGCGTGGCGATCAGGCCAACGCTCAGCTGCAGCGCCTGTATGGGACGGCCTGGCCGACCAAGGAGGACCTGGTCGCCTACCAGGAGCGTCTGGCCGAGGCGGCCCGCCGCGACCACCGGAAGCTGGGCACCGAGCTCGACCTGTTCAGCTTCCCCGAGGAGCTGGGCGCCGGTCTGCCGGTCTTCCATCCCAAGGGTGGAGTGCTGAAGCGGGTCATGGAGGACTACGTCCGGGCCGCGCACATCAAGGCTGGCTTCTCGTACGTGGGCACCCCGCACATCTCCAAGGAGGGGCTGTTCCACACCTCCGGGCACCTGCCGTACTACGCCGACGGGATGTTCCCGCCCATGGACGACGACGGCCAGAACTATTACCTCAAGGCAATGAACTGCCCGATGCACAACCTGATCTTCAAGAGCCGGGGCCGCTCGTACCGCGAGCTGCCGCTGCGCTTCTTCGAGTTCGGCACGGTGTACCGCAATGAGAAGTCCGGCGTCCTGCAAGGACTCACCCGGGTGCGCTCGATCACCCAGGACGACTCGCACTCCTATGTGATGGCCGAGCATGCCGCCGACGAGGTCAAGCATCTGCTCACCTTCGTGACCAACCTGCTGGAGGACTTCGGCCTGGACGACTACTACCTCGAGCTGTCCACCAGAGACACCGAGGGCAGCAAGTCCACCAAGTTCATCGGCTCGGACGAGCAGTGGGAGAAGGCCACCGCCATCCTCGAGCAGGTCGGCCTCGAGTCCGGGCTCGCGCTCGTCCCTGATCCGGGCGGAGCGGCCTACTACGGGCCGAAGATCTCGGTGCAGGCCAAGGATGCGATCGGACGCACCTGGCAGATGTCGACGATCCAGTACGACTTCAACCAGCCGGCCCGGTTCGGCCTGACCTACACCGGTCCGGACGGGCACCCGGCCGAGCCGGTGATGATCCACTCGGCCAAGTTCGGCTCGATCGAGCGTTTCATCGGCGTGCTCACCGAGCACTACGCCGGGGCCTTCCCGGCCTGGCTGGCGCCGGTGCAGGTGATCGCCATCCCGGTGGCCGCCGAGTACGACGACTACCTGGCCGGGATCGCCGCCCAGCTCACCGAGGCCGGCATCCGGGTTGAGGTTGATCGTTCCGATGATCGCTTCGGCAAGAAGATCCGCAATGCGCAGACCCAGAAGGTGCCGTTCATGCTGATCGCCGGCGAGGCGGACGCCGCCGCGGGCGCGGTGTCGTTCCGCTACCGGGACGGCAGCCAGAACAACGGTGTGGCAATCGAGGACGCGATCGCCGAGATCATCGCGAATACCCGTCCGCCGCAGCGATGA
- a CDS encoding HIT family protein, which yields MTGAEPASGLPGDPDGYQRLWTPHRMVYIKGENKPESAAAEVCPFCRVGGLDDAEALIVHRGRLAFVVLNLYPYAPGHLLICPNRHIADWTEATPEERAEIGELTATAMTVLRAVSGPGGFNLGVNQGSVAGAGIAAHLHQHVVPRWLGDANFLPVVGQTKAIPQLLGETRAVLADAWNRH from the coding sequence ATGACCGGGGCCGAACCGGCGTCCGGGCTGCCGGGGGATCCGGACGGCTACCAGCGGCTGTGGACGCCGCACCGCATGGTCTACATCAAGGGCGAGAACAAGCCGGAGAGCGCGGCCGCTGAGGTCTGCCCGTTCTGCCGGGTGGGCGGCCTCGACGACGCCGAGGCACTGATCGTCCATCGCGGACGGCTGGCCTTCGTGGTGCTGAACCTGTACCCCTACGCTCCGGGCCATCTGCTGATCTGCCCGAACCGGCATATCGCCGACTGGACCGAGGCGACCCCGGAGGAGCGGGCCGAGATCGGGGAGCTCACCGCCACGGCCATGACCGTGCTGCGGGCGGTGTCCGGCCCGGGTGGCTTCAACCTGGGTGTGAACCAGGGCTCGGTGGCCGGGGCCGGCATTGCCGCGCACCTGCACCAGCATGTCGTCCCACGCTGGTTGGGCGACGCCAATTTCCTTCCGGTGGTCGGCCAGACCAAGGCAATTCCGCAGTTGCTGGGCGAGACGCGCGCCGTTCTGGCCGACGCGTGGAACCGCCACTAG
- a CDS encoding CDP-alcohol phosphatidyltransferase family protein: protein MAGEPYDTERVFTVPNVLSFIRLAGVPLFLWLLLVREADIWAVVVLAIGGATDWLDGYLARSWHQRSRLGQVLDPLADRLYILATLVGFAIREIVPWWLVALLAARDVLMFTTIWPALRRRGFVSLPVHFLGKAATFALLYAFPLVLLGSGDDAWQIGMRVVGWACVIWGTALYWWSGLLYIGQGIDVVRRFPLNRAGASQV from the coding sequence ATGGCAGGCGAACCGTACGACACCGAGCGGGTGTTCACGGTACCCAATGTGCTCAGCTTCATTCGGCTGGCCGGAGTACCGCTGTTCCTGTGGCTGTTGCTGGTTCGCGAGGCGGACATCTGGGCCGTGGTGGTGCTCGCCATCGGCGGCGCCACCGACTGGCTGGACGGCTACCTGGCCCGCAGCTGGCACCAACGCTCCCGGCTGGGTCAGGTCCTCGACCCGCTGGCTGACCGTCTCTACATCCTGGCCACTCTGGTCGGCTTCGCGATCCGCGAGATCGTGCCCTGGTGGCTGGTCGCGCTGCTGGCGGCTCGGGACGTGCTGATGTTCACCACCATCTGGCCGGCACTGCGCCGCCGGGGCTTCGTCAGTCTTCCGGTGCACTTTCTGGGCAAGGCCGCGACCTTCGCGCTGCTCTACGCCTTCCCGCTGGTCCTCCTGGGCTCCGGCGACGATGCCTGGCAGATCGGCATGCGAGTGGTCGGCTGGGCCTGCGTGATCTGGGGCACCGCGCTCTACTGGTGGTCGGGGCTGCTCTACATCGGCCAAGGCATCGACGTCGTCCGTCGGTTCCCGCTGAATCGCGCGGGCGCATCGCAGGTGTGA
- the gcvH gene encoding glycine cleavage system protein GcvH: MYPDDLSYTPKHEWVRQGAGDVVRVGITSFAAGELGDVVFVSLPQVGEEIALGDACAEVESTKSVSDVYSPATGVITAVNELLNDSPETVNSDPYGDGWLFEVELSDPSELDDLLDADSYAEQVAG, from the coding sequence GTGTACCCAGATGATCTCAGCTACACGCCCAAGCACGAGTGGGTCCGTCAGGGTGCCGGCGACGTCGTCCGCGTCGGAATCACCAGCTTCGCGGCCGGGGAACTCGGTGACGTGGTCTTCGTTTCGCTGCCTCAGGTGGGCGAAGAGATCGCCCTCGGCGACGCCTGCGCGGAGGTCGAGTCGACCAAGAGCGTTTCGGACGTGTACTCGCCGGCCACCGGCGTGATCACCGCCGTGAACGAGCTCCTCAACGACTCTCCCGAAACCGTGAACTCTGACCCTTACGGTGATGGTTGGCTGTTCGAGGTCGAGCTTTCCGATCCCAGCGAGTTGGACGACTTGCTTGACGCTGACAGCTACGCCGAACAGGTGGCGGGTTAG
- a CDS encoding FHA domain-containing protein has product MLSCPACGHDLVETVNFCPHCGASLAKLSGDTTRVITPVVEEFRAEDLPDADAAAIAALPSGSALLIVLRGGHADGRFLIDSDVVTAGRHPRCDIFLDDITVSRHHARFTRRDGSVWVSDENSLNGTYVNKNLVEQELALQSGDEVQIGKYRMVFFSGQG; this is encoded by the coding sequence ATGCTGAGTTGTCCGGCGTGTGGGCACGATCTGGTTGAGACTGTGAACTTCTGCCCGCACTGTGGGGCCAGCCTGGCCAAGCTGTCCGGTGACACCACCCGAGTGATCACCCCGGTGGTGGAGGAGTTCCGCGCCGAGGACCTGCCCGATGCGGACGCCGCGGCCATCGCTGCGCTGCCGTCCGGTTCTGCGCTGCTGATCGTTCTGCGCGGTGGGCACGCCGACGGACGGTTCCTGATCGACTCCGATGTGGTCACTGCCGGCCGGCACCCGCGCTGCGACATCTTCCTCGACGACATCACGGTCTCCCGGCATCACGCCCGATTCACCCGCCGCGACGGCAGCGTGTGGGTGAGCGACGAGAACAGCCTCAACGGCACCTACGTGAACAAGAACCTGGTCGAGCAGGAGCTCGCCCTGCAGTCCGGCGATGAGGTGCAGATCGGGAAGTACCGGATGGTGTTCTTCTCCGGGCAGGGCTGA
- a CDS encoding MerR family transcriptional regulator, with product MALGLRSIGQVLAVLKPEFEDISISKIRFLESEGLISPERAPSGYRRYAESDIERLRYILDVQKNHYLPLKVIREHLDMMDRGQQPPALSSATSAPAEGDPVEQANALAPRPVPPKRAIRVTRRELLDLSGLTDAALNELEKHQLVVPRRGTIYYGRDALTVAVIARKLAAFGMDARHLRVVKQAAEREVGLIEQAIAPHLRRNPTSRALPAEVMQLVLHAHAAIMRSQLPQ from the coding sequence ATGGCTCTCGGGCTGCGCAGCATTGGCCAGGTGCTGGCCGTACTCAAGCCCGAGTTCGAGGACATCTCCATCTCCAAGATCAGGTTCCTCGAGTCGGAAGGATTGATCTCGCCTGAGCGAGCGCCTTCGGGCTATCGGCGTTACGCCGAATCCGACATCGAGCGGCTGCGCTACATCCTCGATGTGCAGAAGAACCATTACCTGCCGCTGAAGGTGATCCGCGAGCACCTCGACATGATGGATCGCGGGCAGCAGCCGCCGGCCCTGTCATCGGCCACCAGTGCGCCGGCCGAAGGCGACCCGGTCGAGCAGGCCAACGCCCTGGCGCCGCGTCCGGTGCCGCCGAAGCGGGCCATCCGAGTGACGCGCCGCGAGCTGCTGGATCTCAGTGGCCTGACTGACGCCGCACTCAACGAGCTGGAGAAGCATCAGTTGGTGGTCCCGCGCCGAGGCACCATCTACTACGGACGCGACGCGCTCACCGTCGCCGTGATCGCCCGCAAGCTGGCCGCCTTCGGCATGGACGCCCGGCATCTGCGCGTGGTCAAGCAGGCCGCAGAACGGGAGGTCGGCTTGATCGAGCAGGCCATCGCCCCTCACCTTCGGCGCAACCCGACCTCCCGTGCGTTGCCGGCCGAGGTGATGCAGCTGGTCCTGCACGCCCATGCCGCCATCATGCGTTCCCAGCTGCCGCAGTGA
- a CDS encoding bifunctional nuclease family protein: MIEVRVAEIRVSGVETAPVVVLVEVGGAGRRLPIWMSHGGAAAIFGATDEPDEDRPSIHDVAGQLALALAEPLIEARITACDEGEYYAELVFANRAIATRASDAIAVALRVGCRVLCAPEVLDEYGLIPAPDADPLVGDDEVERFREFLDSVNPDDFSGGPEKL; the protein is encoded by the coding sequence ATGATTGAGGTCCGAGTAGCCGAGATACGAGTGTCCGGGGTGGAGACCGCCCCGGTGGTGGTGCTGGTCGAGGTGGGCGGCGCCGGCCGCCGGCTGCCGATTTGGATGAGCCACGGCGGGGCAGCGGCGATCTTCGGGGCCACCGATGAGCCCGACGAGGATCGTCCCAGCATTCACGATGTGGCCGGACAGCTCGCGCTGGCCCTGGCCGAGCCACTGATCGAGGCCCGGATCACCGCCTGTGACGAGGGCGAGTACTACGCCGAGCTGGTCTTCGCCAACCGTGCCATCGCCACCCGCGCCAGCGACGCCATCGCGGTCGCGCTGCGGGTGGGCTGCCGCGTGTTGTGTGCCCCGGAGGTGTTGGACGAGTACGGCCTGATTCCTGCGCCGGACGCCGATCCCTTGGTCGGAGACGACGAGGTGGAGCGGTTCCGCGAGTTCCTGGACAGCGTCAACCCCGATGACTTCTCCGGGGGGCCCGAGAAACTCTGA
- a CDS encoding MerR family transcriptional regulator produces the protein MNAGHEAVAAGQGVQDLLFEGDFAPMPDDLGFRGPVACRAAGITYRQLDYWARTGLVVPEVRSAEGSGTQRLYSFRDLLMLKVIKRLIDAGISLQQIRTAVDHLRARGVDDLTEVTLLSDGVSVYECTSDDQVIDLLKGGQGMFGIALGGVWRDIEGTLHELPAERAEEPVAPANDELSQRRRARIAG, from the coding sequence ATGAACGCAGGGCATGAGGCAGTAGCTGCCGGCCAGGGCGTGCAGGATCTGCTGTTCGAGGGCGACTTCGCTCCGATGCCCGACGATCTCGGCTTCCGCGGGCCAGTGGCCTGTCGGGCGGCTGGCATCACCTACCGCCAGTTGGACTACTGGGCCCGGACCGGACTGGTGGTGCCCGAGGTGCGCTCTGCGGAGGGCTCCGGCACCCAGCGGCTGTACAGCTTCCGTGACCTGCTGATGCTGAAGGTGATCAAGCGGCTGATCGATGCCGGCATCTCGCTGCAGCAGATCCGCACTGCGGTCGACCACCTGCGGGCTCGCGGGGTGGACGATCTGACCGAGGTCACTCTTCTCAGCGACGGTGTCTCGGTCTACGAGTGCACCTCCGACGACCAGGTGATCGACCTGCTCAAGGGTGGCCAGGGCATGTTCGGGATCGCCCTGGGCGGCGTCTGGCGCGACATCGAGGGCACCCTGCACGAGCTTCCGGCCGAGCGCGCCGAGGAGCCGGTGGCTCCGGCCAACGACGAGCTCTCCCAGCGCCGTCGGGCACGAATCGCCGGCTGA